The following coding sequences lie in one Arachis ipaensis cultivar K30076 chromosome B03, Araip1.1, whole genome shotgun sequence genomic window:
- the LOC107629017 gene encoding UDP-glycosyltransferase 89A2 codes for MSCSSVNSNNTHILVFPYPAQGHILALLDLTHNLALRGLTITIIITPNNLPILKPLLTTHPTTIRTLTLPFPSHPTLPARVEHVRDVGNTGNYPFINALSKLQTPIIEWCRTHTNPPVALISDFFLGWTHQLADQLGIKRIAFQSCSALLAIIFHSTWPEAPALRSRPVVEFPDLLGAPSFRNEHLPSLLRLYKESESESEFVRESIVANTTKSWGYVFNTSRALEGPYLEHVSKIMGHSRVFGVGPLCLIGVGGGFNRVDRSPNAGSGNVLEWLDGCEEDGSVLYVCFGSQKLLRKELMEALAAGLERSGTRFVWVVKEATTAEHMEKGYGSVPDGFEDRVLGRGLLVRGWAPQVSILGHRAVGGFLSHCGWNSVLEAVAAGVALLGWPMEADQFVNAWWLVEVMGVAAMVSDGADSLLDPDDLGRVIHQSMGADSIQKERSKALREEAIKAVDDGGSSSKELHELVEALKQLK; via the coding sequence atGTCTTGTTCTTCCGTCAACAGTAACAACACTCACATCCTGGTGTTCCCATACCCAGCTCAAGGCCACATCCTAGCACTCCTAGACCTCACCCACAATTTAGCTCTAAGAGGTCTAACCATAACCATAATAATCACACCAAACAACCTCCCAATTCTCAAACCCCTCTTAACAACCCACCCAACAACTATCCGTACACTCACACTCCCTTTCCCTTCTCACCCTACCCTTCCGGCGCGTGTAGAACACGTCCGCGATGTTGGTAACACTGGAAACTACCCCTTCATCAACGCCCTCTCTAAACTCCAAACTCCAATCATTGAGTGGTGTAGGACCCACACTAACCCCCCTGTGGCTCTTATCTCCGATTTCTTCCTTGGCTGGACTCACCAACTCGCTGACCAACTCGGTATCAAGAGAATCGCCTTTCAGTCCTGCTCCGCTCTCTTGGCCATCATCTTCCACAGCACCTGGCCGGAGGCGCCGGCACTCAGATCCCGTCCGGTGGTGGAGTTCCCTGACCTGCTCGGAGCCCCGTCGTTTAGGAACGAGCACCTTCCGTCGCTTCTACGACTCTATAAAGAATCGGAGTCGGAATCGGAGTTCGTGAGGGAGAGCATTGTCGCTAACACGACCAAAAGTTGGGGTTACGTATTCAACACGTCACGTGCGCTGGAGGGTCCATATTTGGAGCACGTGAGCAAAATAATGGGACATTCGCGGGTTTTTGGGGTGGGCCCCTTGTGTTTGATTGGAGTTGGTGGCGGGTTTAATCGTGTCGATCGGAGCCCGAATGCCGGATCCGGTAATGTTTTGGAGTGGCTTGATGGGTGTGAGGAAGATGGATCGGTTTTGTATGTGTGCTTTGGGAGTCAAAAGCTGTTGAGGAAGGAGCTCATGGAGGCCTTGGCGGCCGGGTTGGAAAGGTCAGGGACCCGATTCGTTTGGGTGGTGAAGGAGGCAACCACAGCAGAGCACATGGAGAAAGGGTACGGGTCAGTGCCGGATGGGTTTGAGGATCGGGTTTTGGGTCGGGGCCTACTTGTGAGGGGATGGGCTCCACAAGTGAGCATTTTGGGTCATCGAGCTGTGGGTGGGTTCCTGAGCCATTGTGGGTGGAATTCAGTGTTGGAGGCGGTAGCAGCTGGGGTTGCTTTATTGGGATGGCCAATGGAGGCTGACCAATTTGTTAATGCATGGTGGTTGGTGGAGGTTATGGGAGTTGCTGCGATGGTATCTGATGGGGCAGATTCTCTGTTAGACCCGGATGATCTGGGTCGGGTCATACATCAGTCCATGGGTGCGGATAGCATCCAAAAGGAAAGGTCAAAAGCATTGAGAGAGGAAGCTATTAAGGCTGTCGATGACGGTGGAAGCTCCTCCAAGGAGTTACATGAGCTTGTTGAAGCACTAAAGCAATTGAAGTGA